A single region of the Marinobacter nanhaiticus D15-8W genome encodes:
- a CDS encoding phage tail protein, which produces MSKLQALSDHLAGHFSQLGIRRENFDSFQENGELQPGGGSETELGWHLADWKYRAALVFERIPSNSAGLLLALVQAWLSDHDPEREDAGLDAPQGQVDMNDGNKFADLELTLDFMDPIYLVEAEDGPITWQGRQYEFGDYDLWVAEQGDVTHGADTDLPA; this is translated from the coding sequence ATGAGCAAGCTGCAGGCCCTGAGCGATCACCTGGCCGGCCACTTTTCCCAGCTTGGGATCCGCCGCGAGAACTTCGACAGCTTCCAAGAAAACGGCGAGCTACAGCCCGGCGGCGGAAGCGAAACCGAACTGGGCTGGCACCTGGCAGATTGGAAGTACCGCGCCGCGCTTGTTTTCGAACGGATCCCGTCAAATTCCGCCGGCCTTCTGCTGGCGCTGGTGCAGGCGTGGCTGAGCGACCACGACCCCGAACGCGAGGATGCCGGGCTGGATGCCCCCCAGGGTCAGGTGGACATGAACGATGGCAACAAATTCGCTGATCTGGAGCTGACCCTGGACTTTATGGATCCGATTTACCTGGTGGAAGCCGAGGACGGACCCATTACCTGGCAGGGCCGCCAGTACGAATTCGGCGATTACGACCTGTGGGTTGCAGAGCAGGGCGACGTGACCCACGGCGCTGATACGGATCTGCCGGCATGA
- a CDS encoding phage virion morphogenesis protein translates to MKLTVSVSGDLVLRDQLALLRLDGAQRRRYHRLLGKEVARLSRARIKRQQDLNGQPWPGRKNGRRKMMRKIMRPKHLRIDASSEAVTVTWRSRLMGQIARRQQEGIPERMTAKRAERIHGRPDYQADATPAQAKALIQSGFRVYAGKTKGGKVKTRRVSQRWIRENMTLGQAGLVLRLIGDQPSKQSWDIPLPARSFLGLTPDERASVGQEILTKMTDNAQRRRG, encoded by the coding sequence ATGAAACTGACAGTCAGTGTGTCCGGCGATCTGGTGTTGCGTGACCAGCTTGCGCTGTTGCGACTGGATGGCGCTCAGCGCAGGCGATACCACCGGCTGCTGGGCAAGGAAGTGGCCCGCCTCAGTCGCGCCCGGATCAAGCGGCAGCAGGACCTGAACGGGCAGCCATGGCCGGGCCGAAAGAACGGCCGGCGCAAGATGATGCGCAAGATCATGCGGCCTAAGCACCTGCGCATTGATGCCTCGTCCGAGGCGGTGACGGTCACCTGGCGCAGCCGCTTGATGGGACAAATTGCCCGCCGGCAGCAGGAAGGGATCCCCGAACGGATGACCGCGAAACGGGCTGAGCGGATCCACGGCCGCCCCGACTACCAGGCCGACGCGACGCCTGCGCAGGCAAAGGCGCTGATCCAGTCCGGGTTCCGGGTGTACGCCGGGAAGACCAAGGGCGGAAAGGTGAAGACACGCCGGGTCAGCCAGCGGTGGATCCGCGAAAACATGACCCTTGGGCAGGCGGGGCTGGTGCTGCGACTGATCGGGGACCAACCGAGCAAGCAGAGCTGGGATATCCCGCTGCCGGCTCGCAGCTTCCTGGGACTGACTCCAGACGAGCGGGCCAGTGTGGGCCAGGAAATATTGACGAAGATGACCGACAACGCCCAACGGCGGAGAGGATAA
- a CDS encoding DUF2586 domain-containing protein yields MAIGQVTVSNVNRMQGGFTEVERQFLYIGAGAAGASEDALLALNGDSDLDALLGETTSELKTQLEAARSNAGQNWQAYAINTTGTWTDALDMALEQPNNLEPEAVVVTTPVVDSSEVNAAYTAAMDSLARYARFLTIHLCVSGIDLAMEETWAQYTARIKPIINGVAGNRVSVTPQLHGNNLGVVTGRLCNRSVSIADSPMRVRTGPLVGLGEKPVDIDGNPLTMAHLTDLAQSRFSVPQTYAGYNGTYWADHMMLDNDGGDFQVYENLRILDYCARRVRKLAIAKIADRALNSTPKSIAFHQTYFARPLREASRGVVIGGEPFPAMIRAPEEGDVVINWVSRTEVEIYIQAAPFECPKKIGVYLMLDLTRGLEG; encoded by the coding sequence ATGGCAATCGGACAAGTCACTGTAAGCAACGTGAACCGGATGCAGGGCGGGTTCACGGAAGTGGAGCGCCAGTTCCTTTACATCGGCGCCGGTGCGGCCGGCGCAAGTGAAGACGCCCTGCTGGCACTGAATGGCGACAGCGATCTGGACGCCTTGCTGGGCGAGACAACCAGCGAGCTCAAAACCCAACTGGAGGCGGCGCGCTCCAATGCGGGCCAGAACTGGCAAGCCTACGCGATCAACACGACCGGCACGTGGACTGACGCGCTGGACATGGCCTTGGAGCAACCGAACAACCTTGAGCCGGAGGCGGTGGTGGTCACCACGCCGGTGGTGGATAGCAGCGAAGTGAACGCGGCCTATACCGCTGCGATGGATTCCCTCGCGAGGTATGCGCGTTTTCTCACGATTCACCTGTGCGTGTCGGGTATCGATTTGGCCATGGAGGAGACCTGGGCCCAGTACACCGCACGGATCAAGCCGATTATCAACGGTGTCGCCGGTAACCGGGTCTCTGTAACGCCCCAACTCCATGGCAACAACCTTGGCGTAGTCACCGGTCGCCTTTGTAACCGTTCGGTCAGTATCGCGGACAGCCCCATGCGCGTACGCACGGGCCCGCTGGTCGGTCTGGGTGAAAAACCGGTGGACATCGATGGTAACCCGCTGACCATGGCGCACCTGACAGACCTGGCGCAGTCCCGCTTTTCAGTACCGCAGACCTATGCGGGCTACAACGGCACGTATTGGGCCGATCACATGATGCTGGATAACGATGGCGGCGATTTTCAGGTGTACGAAAACCTGCGGATCCTTGACTACTGCGCTCGTCGTGTTCGCAAGCTGGCGATCGCCAAGATTGCCGATCGAGCCCTCAACAGCACGCCAAAGTCGATCGCCTTTCACCAGACCTATTTCGCCCGCCCACTACGCGAGGCAAGCCGGGGCGTGGTGATTGGTGGCGAGCCATTCCCCGCGATGATCCGGGCCCCCGAGGAAGGGGATGTGGTGATCAACTGGGTGAGCCGCACAGAGGTTGAGATTTACATTCAGGCGGCCCCCTTCGAGTGTCCGAAAAAGATCGGCGTCTATCTGATGCTTGACCTGACCCGTGGGCTGGAAGGCTAA